One Primulina eburnea isolate SZY01 chromosome 4, ASM2296580v1, whole genome shotgun sequence genomic window, atttttttttttaataaaaactggATATGCTTTGGCCTTGAGTTGCACAAGGCATTCACGTGTGTGAGCCTTCTATGTGTGCAAACCTAGACTTTCTTTTGTAATTCTGATTGAGGATGAATGCAAAGGTTGGACATTGCCCGTAATTTGTTGTGTGCTTTACATTCTGCACGTTTTGACTTGGTTTGCTTGGCTTTGTGAGTTTgatattccactaaataattaaacacgAGTGTTGAAAGGTTGGCTGATTGAATCAGTGCGTGATTCAAGCCGCGCACAAGGGTTAGAAACTCGGGAAAAAGTTGCTGCGTTTTAGTTACGCGCTTCAGTATCCAAACTCTCAATCATAAATATCTACGACTATATCATCTATGGTCAGCCAAGTATACTCTAAACTCAAAGAgaagaaaattttcaaaacttGGTGGTTCTGATGCAAATTGTTACCATTGAGACAAAAAAAGTTCCACGGGCATGTAACAAGAAACCTTACTTCATTTCCCGGTTAGTTACACAATAATTCACTAAATTTATATCAGTTGTCTCCCAGGTACACAAGAACTATACATGTATTATATATGCCATCGATATACCGACAAAATATCAAGACAACCAGGAAAATGTGGGCTTTATAATTCAACACATAGTTAGCAATTATGCAAAGAAAATAACACATAATTTAGGCTGTGAGAAAATACGTCGTACCAAAACACGTGTTCCTGCTCATGTTCGAACAAGAGACCAGATTCCGGACATTCTGGTTTGACAGAGTACAGAACTCTTAGATGTGGATATGGTGGATCTGAGTAAGGGTTCAGAGCAATACTTGCGATTTCTTTAGAAAACACATGGAATTTGAAAGATCTCCAGCTAGCTATAAAATGCCAATTCTGAGCATTGAAGGCCCGTGAAAATTTTCCATTTTGTCAGCACTTTTCTTGTGGAAGGTTCGAAAAGAAAAGACAATTGCTATCATCTCATTCATTTTTCATCTGCTTTTGAGCCTGTGCAAGAAACTCCTTGGCATTGTGTGCTACATCCTCCTCAAGTACAGCCTCCAACAATAGGTCAGATCCCTTGAAGTTGTCACGCTCTATGCCTCGTATGTACATGATTGAACATCAGAATGCGAGAACGGAATAATTGCAACAAAATCAAAGAGGGAAAGTGATGAAAAAAGTAAAGACTTTCAGAAGAATGTAGAGATAGTCACCTTTCGGCTTTGGCAACAATCCAGCACTTTCAGCTGATATGGGAAGCACAGTGAACTGCCCAGACTCATCAGTTAACTCATTCAGAACTTCATCCATAGATTTAACACCCAAGGACGAAGAGTCGGCCAATCTTGCATAAGTCATTGCTTGGCTATGAATGTCACATGGAGATGAGGTAGTTGAACTATGATCCTTAAAGCAACATGCAAGTCATTCgctaaaaaataatattgaaaAGTCGACCATCGTCAAGTGTCACAAGTCACAACTACCACAATACCTTGGGCATGGCAATGGTTGTTGTGGTCTCAGCTATCGCTGCAACCTCATTAGGAGGTTTCGAAGTTTCTGTGTCAACTGTGCTCAAGCAATATAACTATACAAGGTCATGCAAAAAGAAGAGGTCTACACAACCAcataattaagaaaaatatgGAGATTTCCTTACCGGATTTAGGCTTTGCAATGTTGTCGACTAGTCTTGTTGTCAATGGACCAGGATTCATGAAAGAAATGGAGCGAATCTCATAGCGTATAGCTTCTAATTGAGCCATTGTATCTTGCAGTTCTTTATGCACCTGTCAGATTTTCCAAGATAATCATACTCAAGAATCAAGATAGACTAAAATTACATTGCTATTCAAGAGCGCTACAGGGAAAAAGCATCAGAGAGAAAAAATTTCAGATAAACCTGCTAGTATGCTGTAACACCCATCaaaacaaaacataaaattatcAATGTATGCATATCAAACATCTATATGCATAAAATCCACTAAGATCAATATATTAACAATGTGATCTCGATGGCCCGGAAAAAAATTACAATTGACGCACTTCAACAAGTCCTTTTATTCTCAAGCGTTTAGTTCCCCTTGTTTCATACACCCCTCGTGCAACATAGCATTTGGAACTAGGAAGTAATAGATAAAGCAATATCTTGGTGGACAAGTACATCCCGTTTAAACAATTGCCTTTCGAGCCTACAGCATGTAAGAACGAGAAACACAGACCTGGCGAGCTTGAGATTGCTGCATAACACTTTCAAACTGGCCACGTGCGATTTGAACATACCCAATCGCACGCCCGGCTAATCTCCCCATTGTTCTTGATATTATTGGTAGATCCTTTGGCCCTAATTTCCATTAAAAATGTCCAAGCTTTAACATAGTAAAAGAAATGTACACCAAAGTGTAAACACAAAAACTCCTGTAAgccggtctcacgggtcaattttgtgagacatatatcttatttgagtcgtccacaaaaaaaatataaaattttattccaaaaatattacattttctCGTAAATATGAATATGGTCGACCTATCACACAAATAATGCGTGTTAGACCGTCTCACTCACTCTCACAAGTGATCCAATTGTAAAATCACCAAATTAGCTTATAAGGCCACGATTTTAAACGTCACACTAAAACCAACAAATCTAAATAATCGAACACAACATCCTGTTAGTAGCAACACGTTCATATTAAGAAGAAAGAGAGTACCAATAAGAGCAGCCGCAGCTCCCACAATGAGAAAAAGCTCACCGTAAGAAATCCCAAACATTTTCTAGAGAGTGGCTGTCCAATTTCTCTTCCGAAACGGAAATGGCAAACTTTCTCCTTAAGTTTTTTATCTGTAACAGTGATTGAGCTCCAACTCACAATAATATATCAAGAAACTTGATTAACGGAAGTTAAATTTCAGAAGAACCCACAATCAAGCTAACCACATATAGAAATCAAAGCACATATTTCTGGCATTATGACGATAAAAATTGATACATAAAATAAATCACACAGAAAACCAAACCCAttcttttgaaattttgaacttTTACGCCAAGACAAGAAACTTCTCAAGTAGGCATTTATGCAAACATCTTAAAGATACAACACCTACAATATTAGAGTCCAGAATTCACCCTAccaaaaacatttaaaagaaaatcttgcaaacaaaaatggagaaattgctcgTGCAGAAAAGGAAGAtataccaatttttttttttttccaaatttcaATGCCCACTTGATCCAATGTTTGGATGGATTTTGGGGAGCCCATATATGAATCGGGTATTAATCCTTCAACTCGAGCAAACCCGATTATGGTTTTGAATAATCCGACCCATTTGgccaaatcaattatttaatacCAATAAAATTCCAAGAGTTAAAAATCCTTTAGGCTTAAAAAAACTAATCAAAAgtcataaaatttttgaaaaaaatttgtatgagacggtctcacggatcgaattttgtgagacggatctcttatttgggttataatgaaaaatattactttttattgtgagtaTCGGTAGTGTTgatccatctcacagataaagatccgtgagaccgtctcacaagagacccacTCAAAatctttttatatataatgCAACCCCATAAATATATTAATCACGCTCCAACTTATCATTTAATATAACTAATTACCAACATCATTTTCcctaaatattatttaattttcaaaacttATCATTAATTCcctaaatattatttaattttcaaaccaaattaattaaaaaaacgtacaaattatttatttaatttcaccGACTAAAGAAGTTCAAATTATAACTATTACTACATTTTCACatatattcttaacataaaaactgATGTAGCAAAAAAATGTAGTTACTCGGACGACTCTACATGCTCGTATATGCATCCAAGTAGTTGTAGATAGGTATTTTAGCTAGCTCGTAAACGGACTCAAGTAGTTGATAGAGAGAAAATTTTGTGGGTTATTACTTACGTCACAAAGAAATATTAGATGCGTCGAGGGTTATCTCCGACACTCAAgtaagaaaataatttaaagatgtttatagtatttcaaaaaataaagatTGGAATATcacatgtttttttaaaattctatgaaAATTCATTTTGAATACTATTATGCTGTGCTTGGTAGGCATGATTAGGTGTGATTCACTAATTTTTTCCAGCCTAATCCCCTGCTTGGTTCAAATTTAATTAAACCAACTCAATCTCTTGTGCAAGGGACAAAGTGGGACAAGGCAGGTTAATTTTAACCCATGTCCAATGACTTTATTATTAGTCCTCATCTCTATCACACGCCACTTTCCTATAATACCCTTTCACAAACGACGtcaaaatcaaaacatcagagtactGGCCCAGCTGAAGAACGACATCGCCGACGAATCGCTAATTTTCATGTTGAATAAAGCCGTCGCTATAACAAGCGATGGTTTGTAAACCGTCGTTTTATGCATGCGACGGTGACTTTTGTTACGGACGACCAAACCGTCGTTTTATGCATGCGACGGTGACTTTTGTTACGGACGACCAAACCgtcgttaaaaccgtcgctttaaCCTTTTAACCGTGgctacttttttttttgtagtgaaagGTGCGTATGCTCAAgatttgaaaacatgaaattttaattttataaaacatgaaacaccgtcgctattgAAAGTTTCGTTTCCACAGTGTATGAAAAAAATACGGTTAAGTGTTACGTGTATCAGATTGTAGGTGTTGTCTgtaggtgttgtaacactcacgacaacatgcagcggaaattttAGTTTAACACATTAACACATAACTTAATTGAAAAACAATATGCGAGACAAGatgtaaattatgcacaagtaccaagtacttgtgcgatgcctcagggcaaaacaattcactagaaaaacttgtaagtttacaaaaaccgATACTAGTGAAAGACTAAAACAACTCCCTCATATAGGCGAGTGACAAATTGCATCCTATACTtctaacaaaccgtataacCAAAAACTCAAAGGATGCATCAACTGAGAAGTGAAAAATCTTCAGAAATCAGCACACTAATCAAAACagtgattaggtgttgtcttcAAATGTTGTCAGCACTTCACAGCGACACAATAACGATGGCACGAGATATCTTTGAACTCAGAAATTCTTCCTAGCAGCTTCGTCTCTCGCACGCCGAAAATATTAAATCTCATCTCTATATATATCATCTCTTCGCAAACCCTATTAAGCATGGAAAAAGAGTTTATTAGGAAACAAACTCTTTTAAACAAGGATATCACATCTTAGAGATATTTTCACTTCTAAAAGATATCATGTATAATATCAATTCTAGatttatatcatatattaaatctTATATCTAGAAAGACAAAATACTAGAGATATTCAAATAAGGAAAGAATATCAAGGAATaaattcctttcaatctccccctttttgcctttctggacaaaacaaaTCAAAGATGGTTATATGGCTCAACTCCCCCTGAGTTAACACGCTCAACTCCCCCTGAGTTAGCAACCCAGTCTTTCAGCCAACTTCTGTTGACTCCCCCTGAAAACAAGCGTGGTTAAAAACAGATGTTGTGTGACAGATGTTGCAACATTCAATGTATaacattcaaatcaaatcagggCAGATCATAAAACATTTCGAACAACTATTATCATCACTCATTACTgccatcatcatcatctgcTACAGTATCCACATCCTCATCAGCAACATCAGCCTCATTAGCAACATCCTCATCATCAGAGTCAATGTCAACATCATCTGCCTTGTTTACACCACTGGGACCAGCAGCATCAGCATccactccccctttttgtccagaatggaGACTCACAGCAAGTAAAAGCTCATAAGCTGCCACTTGGT contains:
- the LOC140830443 gene encoding uncharacterized protein isoform X1 codes for the protein MFGISYGELFLIVGAAAALIGPKDLPIISRTMGRLAGRAIGYVQIARGQFESVMQQSQARQVHKELQDTMAQLEAIRYEIRSISFMNPGPLTTRLVDNIAKPKSVDTETSKPPNEVAAIAETTTTIAMPKDHSSTTSSPCDIHSQAMTYARLADSSSLGVKSMDEVLNELTDESGQFTVLPISAESAGLLPKPKGIERDNFKGSDLLLEAVLEEDVAHNAKEFLAQAQKQMKNE
- the LOC140830443 gene encoding uncharacterized protein isoform X2, which translates into the protein MFGISYGELFLIVGAAAALIGPKDLPIISRTMGRLAGRAIGYVQIARGQFESVMQQSQARQVHKELQDTMAQLEAIRYEIRSISFMNPGPLTTRLVDNIAKPKSVDTETSKPPNEVAAIAETTTTIAMPKDHSSTTSSPCDIHSQAMTYARLADSSSLGVKSMDEVLNELTDESGQFTVLPISAESAGLLPKPKERDNFKGSDLLLEAVLEEDVAHNAKEFLAQAQKQMKNE